In one Paenibacillus sp. JQZ6Y-1 genomic region, the following are encoded:
- a CDS encoding ABC transporter ATP-binding protein, with amino-acid sequence MPNKSSADASTTASDQAKHIPSGSKPSSPHGKQPPTAASSPDPKQPRRYESLRSILRYARPHRLTFIGIIFATMLSISADLLQPYLVSIVIDDHIAVGNSDLRFLIEMALVFLGLAIVSLIFTYVQSNLLQYAGQHIVASIRKDLFEHISKLSMSFFDRSSSGGLVTNVSSDTETISQFFTQVLLSLIRDGMMLVFIIYFMFRLDTTLAWYSMLTLPVIVTLAILFRKRLREVYQYARSRLSTLVAFTAENLSGMGLIQIFHQEKEQTRRFTEYNSDYWQANIRQLKSNVLFNRTFDVLGNIALVLMVWLGGVAVFNKQMEVGVLYAFISYIRQFFQPITQITMQWNTFQSTIVSMDRIWRILRIKPEIADAQADQLTPLDPEKVKGKVDFNHITFGYDVDQPVLPELDLHIRPGEMIGVVGTTGAGKSTLISLLNRFYDVWDGSVTIDDIDLRRIPQQQLHRIVGLIQQEPFLFSGSIIDNVRLFQSHITREQVIEACSFVGAHEMIERLPQQYDTTLSERGSGLSAGERQLISFARIVVFRPKVLILDEATANLDSHTEQLVQQALQTVSRGRTTIVIAHRLSTIMHADRILVMEHGRIAEQGTHSRLLAQGGIYAELYRHARHSAGTAAEA; translated from the coding sequence ATGCCGAATAAGTCATCTGCCGATGCAAGCACAACTGCATCGGATCAAGCCAAACATATACCATCAGGCAGCAAACCGTCATCCCCGCATGGCAAGCAACCACCTACGGCAGCTTCCTCTCCCGATCCGAAGCAACCACGCCGTTATGAATCCTTGCGGTCGATTTTGCGCTATGCGCGTCCACATCGTCTGACCTTTATCGGCATTATCTTTGCAACCATGCTGTCCATCTCGGCTGATCTGTTGCAGCCGTATCTAGTCAGTATTGTCATCGACGATCATATTGCAGTTGGCAATAGTGATCTGCGCTTTCTCATTGAAATGGCGCTAGTGTTTCTCGGATTGGCGATTGTGAGTCTGATCTTTACGTATGTGCAGAGCAATCTGCTGCAATATGCAGGTCAACATATCGTTGCTAGTATTCGCAAAGACCTATTTGAACATATTTCCAAGCTGTCGATGAGCTTTTTTGACCGTTCTAGCAGCGGCGGGCTGGTGACCAATGTATCGAGTGATACGGAGACGATCAGCCAGTTTTTTACCCAAGTGTTGCTTAGTCTGATTCGTGACGGTATGATGCTAGTGTTTATTATTTACTTTATGTTCCGATTGGATACGACGCTGGCGTGGTATTCGATGCTAACGCTACCCGTGATTGTTACCTTAGCGATTTTATTTCGCAAGCGGCTGCGCGAAGTGTATCAATATGCGCGCAGCCGCCTGTCCACACTGGTTGCTTTTACTGCTGAGAATCTGTCCGGTATGGGCTTGATTCAGATTTTTCATCAGGAAAAGGAGCAAACTCGTCGATTCACCGAATACAATAGCGATTACTGGCAGGCAAATATACGGCAGCTCAAATCGAACGTGCTATTCAACCGTACCTTTGATGTGCTCGGCAATATCGCGCTGGTGCTGATGGTATGGCTAGGTGGCGTCGCCGTCTTCAACAAGCAGATGGAGGTCGGCGTATTGTATGCGTTTATTAGCTATATCCGTCAATTCTTCCAGCCAATTACGCAAATTACGATGCAATGGAATACCTTTCAGTCTACGATTGTGTCGATGGATCGCATCTGGCGCATTTTGCGAATCAAGCCGGAGATCGCCGATGCTCAAGCTGATCAGCTGACCCCGCTTGATCCTGAAAAGGTGAAAGGGAAAGTTGATTTCAACCATATCACCTTCGGCTATGATGTGGATCAACCGGTACTGCCAGAGCTAGATTTGCATATTCGCCCCGGCGAAATGATCGGCGTGGTCGGAACGACGGGTGCGGGCAAAAGTACGCTGATCTCGCTGCTGAATCGATTTTACGATGTATGGGACGGTTCCGTCACGATTGATGATATTGATCTGCGCCGCATTCCGCAGCAGCAGCTGCATCGGATCGTTGGATTGATTCAGCAGGAGCCGTTCTTATTTTCTGGATCGATTATCGATAATGTGCGCCTATTCCAATCGCATATTACGCGTGAGCAGGTCATCGAGGCATGTAGCTTTGTCGGTGCGCATGAGATGATTGAACGTCTGCCGCAGCAGTACGATACGACATTGTCAGAGCGAGGAAGCGGATTATCCGCTGGAGAACGTCAGCTAATCTCCTTTGCCCGCATTGTTGTATTTCGTCCGAAGGTACTGATTCTGGATGAAGCGACAGCCAATCTGGATTCGCATACCGAGCAGCTTGTACAGCAAGCGCTACAAACCGTATCGCGCGGACGAACCACCATCGTAATCGCCCACCGACTGTCCACCATTATGCATGCCGACCGCATTCTGGTCATGGAGCATGGTCGCATCGCGGAACAGGGTACACACTCACGCTTGCTGGCGCAGGGCGGTATCTATGCCGAGCTGTATCGACATGCACGTCACAGCGCCGGTACCGCAGCCGAAGCATGA
- a CDS encoding ABC transporter ATP-binding protein, whose translation MTKDRSILTDYVRQHWYFYLMAVALIILSNIAQAALPRVLGQFTDALLAGGIQYNMIIRYSLILALIGIVYNLLFGAGQFSVMRLGRKFEFAMRQSLFRKFATLSEHYFSRQGTGKLLSSMTNDVNSVRESISNGVTMTTNAVFLFLSCVVMMLLSHIPLYLIAVSVLPMIGIPFLVVYFGPRIRKRSMNVQESLAVMTDAAEEQLRGIRVTKTFAIESTANARFGDTVDGIRDNQLHLVRMSSLFQAAVPFLGALSLVISLLYGGYLAIRGEITIGNFIALTLYLRIMSGPLQQIGNVINMMQRSSASLDRVNRLLGEQPDIRDDEHAQPLAASPDLELNGLTFAYPGSDRPALSDIHLKIASGQTVGIVGKTGSGKTTLVKLLLRIYDPPKGTVLLGGTDVRRISIKSLRSRIAYVPQDGFLFSTTIRDNIAFSDRSIPLEKVENHARQAMIYEPIVRFPDRFDTKLGERGITLSGGQRQRTSLARGLAKTGPILILDDSMSAVDAVTETGILANLVQERKTRTTLIISHRISAVKQADHIVVLDQGKVAEQGSHEQLLQQRGIYASMYQLQEEGLYAE comes from the coding sequence ATGACAAAGGACCGAAGCATTTTGACGGATTATGTGCGTCAACACTGGTATTTCTACCTGATGGCTGTCGCCCTGATCATCCTGTCCAATATCGCGCAAGCCGCCCTACCACGGGTATTGGGGCAGTTTACCGATGCGCTGCTAGCAGGCGGCATCCAGTATAACATGATCATTCGCTATAGCTTGATTCTGGCGTTGATCGGCATTGTGTACAATCTGCTGTTCGGCGCGGGGCAATTCTCGGTCATGCGGCTTGGACGCAAATTTGAGTTTGCGATGCGGCAAAGTTTATTTCGCAAATTCGCTACACTGAGCGAGCATTACTTTTCTCGCCAAGGTACAGGTAAGCTGCTTAGCTCAATGACCAATGATGTAAACTCAGTGCGTGAATCGATTTCTAACGGAGTCACGATGACAACCAATGCGGTATTTCTATTTTTGTCGTGTGTGGTTATGATGCTGCTCAGTCATATTCCGCTGTACCTGATCGCGGTCAGTGTACTACCGATGATCGGGATTCCGTTTCTGGTCGTTTACTTCGGACCTCGCATTCGCAAACGGTCGATGAATGTACAAGAATCGCTCGCGGTGATGACCGATGCGGCAGAAGAACAGCTGCGCGGCATACGTGTCACCAAAACATTTGCTATCGAATCCACCGCCAATGCACGCTTCGGTGATACGGTTGACGGTATTCGCGACAATCAGCTGCATCTGGTGAGAATGTCGTCGCTGTTTCAGGCAGCAGTGCCTTTTCTGGGAGCATTATCGTTAGTTATCTCGCTGCTGTATGGTGGTTATCTGGCGATTCGAGGTGAGATTACGATTGGTAATTTTATCGCGTTAACGTTGTATCTGCGCATCATGTCGGGTCCGTTGCAGCAAATTGGTAACGTGATCAATATGATGCAGCGCTCAAGCGCCTCGCTGGATCGGGTCAATCGGCTGCTCGGCGAACAACCGGACATCCGTGACGATGAGCATGCCCAGCCGCTCGCTGCTTCGCCCGATCTGGAGCTGAATGGATTGACCTTTGCGTATCCGGGCAGTGACCGTCCCGCGTTGTCAGATATTCATCTCAAGATCGCCAGCGGACAGACCGTAGGCATCGTCGGGAAAACGGGCAGCGGCAAAACGACGCTAGTAAAGCTGCTGCTGCGCATCTATGATCCACCCAAAGGCACGGTGCTTCTCGGCGGAACGGATGTGCGCCGCATCTCCATCAAAAGCCTACGTTCTCGCATTGCCTATGTGCCACAGGATGGCTTTTTGTTTAGTACTACGATTCGTGACAATATCGCATTTAGTGACCGCAGCATTCCGCTAGAAAAGGTAGAGAATCATGCGCGTCAGGCGATGATCTATGAGCCGATTGTTCGTTTTCCCGACCGATTCGACACCAAGCTGGGTGAGCGCGGCATTACGCTCTCCGGTGGGCAGCGTCAGCGAACCAGTCTAGCACGCGGGCTTGCCAAAACCGGTCCGATCTTGATTCTCGACGATAGCATGAGTGCAGTCGATGCTGTCACCGAAACTGGAATCCTCGCCAATCTGGTGCAGGAACGCAAAACACGCACCACGCTCATCATTTCCCATCGGATCAGTGCAGTGAAGCAGGCAGATCATATCGTCGTGCTGGATCAAGGGAAAGTCGCTGAACAGGGCAGCCACGAGCAATTGCTGCAACAACGAGGAATCTACGCATCTATGTACCAATTGCAGGAGGAGGGTCTGTATGCCGAATAA
- a CDS encoding GNAT family N-acetyltransferase, with product MNIRRVHNNELQMAVELAEQVFCATGERYMEHSFPTLFRPGISHSYGAFTEEGQLVSFMGLVPVQVSSGKHILSAFSIGAVCTHPDYRGQRLAGQLLAQCTQHAIDAGASLLFISGDRSLYTRAGSQFFGHIHQTTISHDVSSQWQSSNLWDIRPMKAQDIFAVHALLQRPSAHINMSLSEMQLMIHAEAMAHVNRQQQHILVAATPNGIAAFVVLSIPMDTPNAVNSSDSTDAAIPPHPALSTTEQSSTSAAAHTNEPRRGSVIEWAGRPDAVRELWGEAICRFQLDSLSATIPWQEQQMLTTAQEAGVTVSAVRNGGTMMIINSEALLAQTGLLHGLAENNDLQITNNPDNSYTLETPQNTYVIQDDQELCSLLFNPYTEVLSQHLTGFPTVALPYMYGLYFI from the coding sequence ATGAATATTCGCAGAGTACATAATAATGAATTACAGATGGCAGTGGAATTGGCAGAGCAGGTGTTTTGCGCCACCGGAGAGCGATATATGGAGCATTCGTTTCCTACATTATTCCGTCCGGGCATTAGTCATTCGTATGGTGCTTTTACCGAAGAGGGTCAATTGGTTTCATTTATGGGATTGGTGCCAGTACAGGTGTCCTCTGGTAAGCATATTCTGTCCGCCTTTTCTATCGGTGCTGTATGTACGCATCCAGATTATCGCGGACAGCGTCTTGCTGGACAATTGCTAGCGCAATGCACGCAGCATGCTATTGATGCTGGCGCATCGCTGCTGTTCATTTCCGGCGACCGCTCCCTGTATACACGGGCAGGCAGTCAATTTTTCGGTCATATTCATCAGACAACCATCTCGCACGATGTCTCATCGCAATGGCAATCCTCCAATCTGTGGGATATTCGCCCGATGAAAGCGCAGGATATATTCGCCGTACATGCGCTGCTGCAACGTCCAAGCGCCCATATCAATATGAGCCTTAGTGAAATGCAGCTGATGATCCATGCCGAAGCGATGGCACATGTGAACCGTCAACAGCAGCACATCCTTGTCGCCGCGACACCAAACGGCATCGCTGCTTTTGTCGTCTTATCGATTCCAATGGATACGCCAAACGCTGTCAATTCTTCCGATTCCACCGATGCTGCGATTCCTCCTCATCCTGCTCTCTCTACTACGGAACAATCATCCACATCCGCAGCAGCTCATACCAACGAACCTCGTCGTGGCTCTGTCATTGAATGGGCAGGTAGACCAGATGCCGTACGTGAACTATGGGGCGAAGCGATTTGTCGTTTCCAACTGGATTCCCTGTCCGCAACCATCCCATGGCAAGAACAACAAATGCTCACCACCGCCCAAGAAGCTGGCGTCACGGTGTCTGCCGTTCGCAATGGCGGTACTATGATGATTATCAACAGTGAAGCCCTGCTCGCCCAAACCGGCTTACTGCACGGACTAGCCGAAAACAACGATCTCCAAATCACCAACAACCCAGACAATAGCTACACCCTAGAAACCCCACAGAACACGTATGTGATTCAAGATGATCAAGAACTTTGCTCTCTCCTGTTCAACCCGTATACCGAAGTCCTGTCCCAACACCTGACCGGCTTCCCTACTGTCGCCCTCCCGTACATGTACGGACTCTATTTTATTTAA
- a CDS encoding helix-turn-helix transcriptional regulator: protein MYRLLAITMMLLNRKRISAKELSERFEISLRTVYRDVETIMQAGIPILSHAGANGGYEIMEQYRLDRQFLSIEELQSIIIGLKGISVGIGEQEVGMLLDKVGALIAKSEHSTLAELNNQFVIDPNPWCSSRDKDKLDCIRSATRQRQLLRFVYTDFQSRLSTRTVEPMTIVMKGFSWYLHAFCLLRQEFRIFRLSRMKDIQLLPELFIRRSEPVLTLSYGQNRPASTSYVKLVLQLQPDARAQAEDYFGAEQIVTQPDGTLLVTSQQPEGTWLYHMLLSYGPSLRIVEPIRIAQIVKEKAQQIVELYAAKH from the coding sequence ATGTATCGTCTGCTTGCCATCACGATGATGCTATTAAATCGCAAGCGTATTAGCGCCAAGGAGTTGTCTGAACGCTTTGAAATTTCACTACGCACCGTATACCGCGATGTGGAAACGATTATGCAGGCAGGCATTCCTATTTTGTCTCATGCGGGTGCGAATGGTGGGTATGAGATTATGGAGCAATATCGATTAGACCGGCAGTTTTTATCTATCGAAGAATTACAGTCCATTATCATTGGATTAAAAGGAATCTCGGTCGGCATTGGCGAGCAGGAAGTCGGCATGCTGCTCGATAAAGTAGGTGCGCTCATAGCCAAGTCAGAGCACAGCACACTCGCCGAGCTGAACAATCAATTTGTTATCGATCCGAATCCGTGGTGTAGCAGTAGAGACAAGGATAAGCTGGACTGCATTCGCAGCGCCACTCGTCAGCGTCAACTGCTGCGATTCGTCTATACCGACTTTCAAAGTAGACTGTCTACGCGCACCGTTGAGCCTATGACCATTGTGATGAAGGGCTTTAGCTGGTACCTGCATGCGTTTTGTTTACTACGGCAGGAGTTTCGGATCTTTCGTTTGTCTCGTATGAAAGACATTCAGCTTCTGCCAGAGCTGTTTATACGCCGATCAGAGCCAGTTCTTACCCTGAGCTATGGGCAGAATCGTCCAGCTTCGACCTCTTACGTCAAGCTAGTGCTACAGCTACAGCCGGATGCACGTGCACAGGCGGAGGATTATTTTGGTGCCGAGCAGATCGTTACTCAGCCGGACGGGACGCTGCTTGTTACTTCGCAGCAACCGGAAGGAACTTGGCTATACCATATGCTGCTTAGTTATGGACCGAGCCTACGAATTGTGGAGCCTATACGTATTGCCCAGATTGTCAAAGAAAAGGCTCAGCAAATTGTAGAACTCTATGCTGCGAAACACTGA
- a CDS encoding DinB family protein codes for MFTTIPAFVDEWRSVSSHTQRVLDVLTDASLNQGSESNIRPLGQIGWHITTTIHEMVSRTGLQFVAPEGEKKAPASAAQIAEAYRLVSQGMLEAIQQQWTDANLTEMSDMYGESWANGLTLRAVIAHEIHHRGQMSVLMRQAGLRVPSIYGPTREDWIEQGMQPAL; via the coding sequence ATGTTTACTACGATTCCCGCTTTTGTAGACGAGTGGCGCAGTGTATCATCCCATACGCAGCGTGTACTGGATGTACTGACCGATGCTTCGCTGAATCAGGGTAGCGAGTCCAATATCCGACCGCTTGGACAGATCGGCTGGCATATCACGACTACCATTCATGAGATGGTGTCACGTACTGGGCTGCAATTTGTCGCGCCTGAGGGCGAAAAGAAGGCACCTGCTTCCGCAGCGCAGATTGCTGAGGCATATCGCTTGGTTTCTCAAGGTATGTTGGAAGCGATACAACAGCAATGGACCGATGCCAATTTGACAGAAATGAGCGATATGTATGGCGAGTCTTGGGCAAACGGACTCACCTTACGCGCTGTTATCGCTCATGAAATTCATCATCGGGGACAAATGTCGGTATTGATGCGCCAAGCTGGATTACGTGTGCCGAGCATATACGGACCTACACGAGAGGACTGGATTGAGCAAGGGATGCAGCCAGCATTATAG
- a CDS encoding BtrH N-terminal domain-containing protein, whose amino-acid sequence MTTIIEDFVPYTGDHCETTAIGNLLQHAGIHVSEPMLFGLGQGLGFIYWDSKVMEFPFIGGRSKPDTVIAHLAEALGFIMNVQETSSVSKAWQHVQAPIEHGMPVGVKLDSYDLDYFTNKVHFAGHYAVIYGFDEEYAYMADTEQQGSLVQTRRTSLSAARQAKGFMSSRNRSFTLGKMDSFPPLAPVIRQALTNNAHSYLNAPIRNIGNAGIIKMSKEIVKWHERTNDIQHHFCLTAMLMERAGTGGALFRNLYRDFLRECSELLDDSAIEQAYRSFSQIAPLWVAVSTAIDHAGNTGDEQHVRQASALLVEIADKERTAMELLL is encoded by the coding sequence ATGACTACAATCATTGAAGACTTTGTTCCATATACAGGTGATCATTGCGAGACGACCGCGATCGGCAATCTATTGCAGCATGCTGGCATTCATGTGTCTGAGCCTATGCTGTTCGGTCTGGGGCAAGGGCTGGGCTTCATTTATTGGGATTCCAAAGTCATGGAATTTCCTTTTATCGGGGGACGAAGTAAACCCGATACGGTGATTGCGCATCTTGCCGAAGCTCTTGGATTCATAATGAATGTGCAAGAAACATCGTCCGTTTCCAAAGCATGGCAACATGTACAGGCTCCTATCGAACACGGTATGCCGGTCGGTGTAAAACTGGATTCATATGATCTGGATTATTTTACAAACAAAGTCCATTTCGCTGGTCATTATGCTGTCATCTATGGCTTTGATGAGGAATACGCCTATATGGCGGATACCGAGCAGCAGGGCAGTCTTGTACAAACTCGACGAACAAGCCTATCTGCTGCTAGACAGGCAAAGGGATTCATGAGCTCACGTAATCGTTCCTTTACACTGGGGAAGATGGACTCATTCCCACCGCTTGCTCCTGTGATCCGTCAAGCGCTAACGAACAATGCGCATAGCTATCTGAATGCGCCGATACGCAACATCGGCAATGCAGGCATCATCAAAATGAGCAAAGAAATCGTCAAATGGCATGAACGCACAAATGATATACAACACCACTTCTGCTTGACTGCAATGCTGATGGAGCGAGCGGGAACAGGGGGCGCATTATTTCGGAATCTCTATCGTGATTTTCTGAGAGAATGCAGCGAATTACTAGATGACTCGGCAATCGAACAAGCTTACCGCTCATTTTCACAAATTGCCCCGCTATGGGTCGCTGTCTCTACAGCAATCGACCATGCAGGCAACACAGGAGATGAGCAGCATGTACGACAAGCTTCGGCTCTGTTAGTAGAGATTGCCGACAAAGAACGCACTGCGATGGAGTTGTTGCTATAG
- the pruA gene encoding L-glutamate gamma-semialdehyde dehydrogenase, translating to MSKVTNIKPFANEPFVDFSVPANRDAMKQALDSEKSTLGRKIPLHIGSEKIFTDDVITSINPGNTDQTIALVSKATRELAEQAMQTALSTFETWKQVPARQRADYLFHAAQLMRERKHEFSALMILESGKNYAEADADTAEAIDFMEFYAREMIRLDGINESQPLTPVAGEQNRLTYIPLGVGIVIPPWNFPLAICVGMTTAAIVSGNTVLLKPASTTPAIAHKFVELMEEIGLPAGVLNYVPGSGAEVGDYLTTHPKTRFVSFTGSKEVGLRISKLAADTVDGQIWIKRLIAEMGGKDGIVVDETADLDAAAQAIVSSAFSFQGQKCSAGSRAVIVQSVYDQLVQKVVELTGKLSSGLPEDNYPAGPVIDQASCDKIMSYIEIGKTEGRLLAGGKRAEGNGYYIQPTIIADVDRKARIMQEEIFGPVLALCPAADYREAIDIYNDTEFGLTGAFFSTNDERINEALETMHCGNLYINRKCTGALVGAHPFGGFNMSGTDSKAGGHDYLLLFTQAKLTSRKLG from the coding sequence ATGAGTAAAGTAACGAATATCAAACCATTTGCCAATGAACCTTTTGTTGATTTTAGCGTACCCGCAAACCGCGATGCCATGAAACAAGCACTGGATAGTGAAAAGAGTACATTAGGTCGCAAAATTCCGCTGCATATCGGCAGTGAGAAAATATTTACTGACGATGTGATTACGTCCATCAATCCCGGCAATACAGACCAAACCATCGCACTAGTAAGCAAAGCTACCCGTGAGTTGGCAGAACAAGCGATGCAAACCGCACTGTCCACCTTTGAAACATGGAAACAGGTACCTGCACGTCAGCGCGCTGATTATCTGTTCCATGCCGCCCAACTGATGAGAGAGCGCAAGCATGAATTTTCAGCGCTGATGATTCTGGAATCGGGCAAAAACTATGCCGAAGCTGATGCAGACACCGCCGAAGCCATCGACTTTATGGAATTTTATGCACGCGAAATGATCCGCTTGGACGGCATCAACGAGTCTCAGCCACTGACACCAGTTGCTGGTGAGCAGAATCGTTTGACGTATATCCCGCTTGGTGTCGGCATCGTGATTCCGCCGTGGAATTTCCCACTCGCCATCTGTGTTGGTATGACTACTGCTGCGATTGTATCCGGCAATACCGTGCTGCTCAAACCAGCATCCACCACACCGGCGATTGCGCATAAATTTGTCGAGCTGATGGAGGAAATTGGGCTGCCAGCGGGCGTGCTCAACTATGTACCGGGCAGTGGTGCCGAGGTCGGCGATTATCTGACCACGCATCCAAAAACTCGTTTTGTCAGCTTCACCGGTTCTAAGGAAGTGGGACTGCGCATCAGCAAGCTGGCTGCCGATACGGTAGACGGTCAAATTTGGATCAAGCGTCTGATCGCCGAAATGGGTGGTAAGGACGGCATCGTAGTCGATGAGACAGCTGATCTGGACGCAGCAGCACAAGCGATCGTCTCCTCTGCCTTCAGCTTCCAAGGTCAAAAGTGCTCTGCCGGATCACGCGCTGTCATCGTACAATCGGTATATGACCAGCTCGTACAAAAGGTTGTGGAGCTGACTGGCAAATTGTCTAGCGGGCTACCTGAGGACAACTATCCTGCTGGACCGGTCATTGACCAAGCATCCTGCGATAAAATTATGAGCTATATCGAAATCGGCAAAACCGAAGGACGTCTGCTTGCTGGTGGCAAACGTGCGGAAGGCAACGGCTATTATATCCAGCCGACCATTATTGCCGATGTGGATCGCAAAGCCCGTATTATGCAGGAGGAAATCTTTGGTCCTGTATTGGCACTATGCCCGGCTGCCGATTACCGCGAGGCGATCGACATTTACAATGATACCGAGTTCGGTCTGACCGGCGCCTTCTTTTCCACCAATGACGAGCGGATTAACGAAGCACTAGAAACGATGCACTGCGGCAATCTGTATATCAACCGCAAATGCACAGGCGCACTGGTTGGCGCACATCCATTTGGCGGCTTCAATATGTCAGGCACCGACTCCAAAGCCGGAGGGCATGATTACCTGCTGCTGTTCACACAAGCCAAGCTGACTTCGCGCAAGCTAGGCTAA
- a CDS encoding sigma-54 interaction domain-containing protein, with protein MFNNEQIRLEKQWTQLNIQDERDRLLDVLENGQAVYVQTTDGHYVWTADDLRFWRHWNGTMQQGANLFAPSLVFTSDQWTSQIEWSRLLLQQNQRPLLVTESGKSPSLLGWISVGELVNQLAAQKRRTELYLQVLLDTMTDAVTAVDRDGTVRCWNDIAASMYGIPQEQIIGRQIGEHFSPESLMLLQVLDKGRRVRNMYHKSSEGTHVLINASPILDDAGTIIGGLASEQDITHLVKLNEELSTAQASIHETLPRGDDPFTLMDGQSHSISKVVRIGKKVAELNTPVLLYGEPGSGKEQLARAIHLAGAHGDAPFLSINCGAIPPGLLDSELFGFIGGTYSGQDIQEAGKLEQAGYGTLFLNEIHRLTPDMQNKLYRALKSRSFRRYGGQEELPLHTRIIAASRSDLEQLVAAGQFSSELYYALGVVSITVPPLRERREDIAILVHMYLREFAMQYRKPLPKAAPDVMFAFARYDWPGNVAELRAVIERCVILSDGDELQPELLPDVFQAFLHLPVSAPVHLPTRQQPDGESPIQHQGLKARITDEEEKQRIEEAIRKASGNKSTAARLLGISRGTLYNKMIKHQLH; from the coding sequence ATGTTCAATAATGAACAGATCAGGTTGGAGAAGCAATGGACACAGCTGAATATACAGGATGAGCGTGACAGACTGCTGGATGTACTGGAAAACGGGCAGGCTGTGTATGTGCAGACGACAGACGGACATTATGTGTGGACGGCAGACGATTTGCGTTTCTGGCGTCATTGGAATGGTACGATGCAACAAGGCGCGAATCTGTTTGCACCATCACTGGTCTTCACGTCAGATCAATGGACATCGCAGATCGAATGGTCTCGTCTGCTATTGCAGCAGAATCAGCGTCCGCTGCTGGTGACAGAGAGCGGGAAAAGCCCTTCATTGCTCGGCTGGATCAGCGTGGGCGAGCTGGTGAATCAGCTGGCAGCACAGAAGCGCCGGACGGAGCTGTATTTGCAGGTGCTGCTTGATACGATGACCGACGCCGTTACTGCGGTGGATCGTGACGGTACTGTTCGATGCTGGAATGATATTGCCGCTAGCATGTACGGCATTCCACAGGAGCAGATTATCGGTCGCCAGATCGGTGAGCATTTTAGCCCGGAATCGCTCATGCTGCTTCAGGTGCTGGACAAAGGGCGACGTGTACGCAACATGTATCACAAATCATCTGAAGGTACGCATGTGCTCATTAATGCTTCCCCGATTTTGGACGATGCTGGCACCATTATCGGTGGTCTTGCCTCCGAGCAGGACATTACTCACCTCGTCAAGCTGAACGAAGAATTATCCACCGCACAGGCGAGCATTCACGAAACCTTGCCGCGTGGCGACGATCCATTTACCCTGATGGATGGGCAGAGTCACAGCATCAGTAAGGTCGTACGCATCGGGAAAAAAGTCGCTGAGCTGAATACGCCCGTGCTGCTGTACGGGGAGCCGGGTTCAGGCAAAGAGCAGCTGGCACGTGCGATTCACCTTGCTGGTGCGCACGGCGATGCGCCGTTTCTGAGCATCAACTGCGGAGCGATTCCGCCTGGGCTACTAGACAGCGAGCTGTTCGGCTTTATCGGAGGCACATATTCTGGTCAGGATATTCAGGAAGCGGGCAAGCTAGAGCAGGCAGGGTACGGAACGTTATTTCTTAATGAAATCCATCGACTCACCCCAGATATGCAAAACAAGCTGTACCGTGCGCTCAAATCTCGTTCCTTCCGCCGTTATGGTGGTCAGGAGGAATTGCCGCTGCATACTCGCATCATCGCTGCTAGCCGTTCCGATCTAGAGCAGTTGGTCGCCGCCGGACAATTCAGTTCCGAGCTGTACTACGCGCTTGGTGTAGTCAGCATTACTGTGCCGCCGCTGCGTGAGCGCAGGGAGGACATTGCGATTCTAGTGCACATGTATTTGCGCGAGTTTGCGATGCAATACCGTAAACCATTGCCCAAAGCCGCACCAGATGTGATGTTTGCCTTTGCCCGTTACGATTGGCCCGGCAATGTGGCAGAGCTGCGCGCCGTGATCGAGCGCTGCGTGATCCTGAGCGATGGGGATGAGTTGCAGCCTGAGCTGCTGCCAGATGTGTTTCAAGCATTTCTGCATTTGCCTGTCTCCGCACCTGTTCATCTGCCGACGCGTCAGCAGCCTGATGGCGAATCGCCTATTCAACATCAGGGGCTGAAAGCCCGTATTACCGATGAAGAGGAAAAGCAACGGATTGAGGAAGCCATTCGCAAAGCATCCGGTAACAAAAGCACCGCCGCCCGTCTACTTGGCATCTCGCGCGGCACGCTGTACAACAAGATGATCAAGCACCAACTTCATTGA